In one Chitinophaga sancti genomic region, the following are encoded:
- the pyk gene encoding pyruvate kinase, whose product MSTQDISKHKTKIVATVGPACDTYDKLLALVKAGVNVFRLNFSHGSHEDKLRIIGYIRQINEVESFNVAILADLQGPKLRVGEIANNALPLVPGMILTFVNEKVVGTAERIYVSYADLHKDVKPGQKILLDDGKIETVVKEITAAGEIKAEVTLPGVLSSKKGFNLPDTKVSLPALTPKDVEDLEFIIDHNCDWVALSFVRDAADLQLIRKRLKERNSKIKVISKIEKPEAIANLKEIIWESDGVMIARGDLGVELPVEQIPMIQKDIIRKCIHRAKPVIVATQMMESMIDRTRPNRSEITDVANAVLEGADAVMLSGETATGQFPELVIQTMRKIIGEVEKEEIIYNRNLIPHRHSPTFLSDALCYNACKMAEDLEANALVGMTQSGYTGFMLSSYRPRSPLFVFTKEKTLVNQLSLSWGVRAFYYNEEIGLDNIIKDQISTLKDKGFLKTDDIVVNTGSTPVAEHLPTNTIKVSKVL is encoded by the coding sequence ATGAGTACACAAGATATATCTAAACACAAAACGAAGATAGTTGCCACAGTAGGACCGGCATGCGACACTTACGACAAATTACTGGCCCTGGTAAAAGCCGGCGTAAACGTGTTCCGCCTGAACTTTTCACATGGCTCTCACGAAGACAAACTTCGCATCATTGGCTACATTCGCCAGATCAACGAAGTTGAATCTTTCAATGTTGCCATCCTGGCTGACCTGCAAGGACCAAAACTGCGCGTAGGTGAAATCGCTAACAATGCGCTGCCACTGGTTCCGGGTATGATCCTGACTTTCGTAAACGAGAAGGTAGTTGGTACTGCCGAAAGAATATATGTATCTTATGCTGATCTGCATAAAGATGTAAAACCAGGTCAGAAAATTCTGCTGGATGACGGTAAGATCGAAACTGTAGTAAAAGAAATCACTGCTGCAGGTGAAATCAAAGCTGAAGTTACCCTGCCAGGTGTTCTGTCTTCTAAGAAAGGTTTCAACCTGCCAGATACTAAAGTATCTCTGCCAGCGCTGACTCCAAAAGACGTAGAAGATCTGGAATTCATCATCGACCATAACTGTGACTGGGTTGCCCTGTCATTTGTAAGAGATGCTGCTGACCTGCAACTGATTCGTAAACGTTTGAAAGAACGTAACTCTAAGATCAAAGTTATCTCTAAGATCGAAAAGCCTGAGGCTATCGCAAATCTGAAAGAGATCATCTGGGAAAGCGACGGCGTAATGATCGCTCGTGGTGACCTGGGTGTGGAACTGCCAGTAGAGCAGATCCCAATGATCCAGAAAGATATTATCCGTAAATGTATTCACCGTGCTAAGCCGGTAATCGTGGCTACCCAGATGATGGAATCCATGATCGACCGTACCCGCCCTAACCGTAGCGAAATCACTGACGTAGCTAATGCGGTGCTGGAAGGTGCTGATGCTGTGATGCTGAGCGGTGAAACTGCAACTGGTCAGTTCCCAGAACTGGTTATCCAGACTATGCGTAAGATCATCGGTGAAGTTGAGAAAGAAGAAATCATCTACAACCGTAACCTGATCCCTCACCGTCATTCTCCAACCTTCCTGAGCGATGCACTTTGCTACAACGCTTGTAAGATGGCTGAAGACCTGGAAGCAAATGCACTGGTTGGTATGACCCAGAGTGGTTACACCGGCTTTATGCTGAGCAGCTACCGTCCACGCTCTCCACTGTTCGTATTTACTAAAGAAAAGACTTTGGTAAATCAGCTGAGCCTGAGCTGGGGTGTACGTGCTTTCTACTACAATGAAGAAATCGGTCTGGACAATATTATCAAAGATCAGATCAGCACCCTGAAAGATAAAGGATTCCTGAAAACTGATGATATCGTTGTAAATACTGGTTCTACTCCGGTAGCAGAACACCTGCCAACAAATACTATCAAGGTTTCTAAAGTTCTGTAG
- a CDS encoding prolyl oligopeptidase family serine peptidase codes for MSTAQAQSQQPGIAYPQTRKTDVSDNYHGTTIADPYRWLEDDNSPETKAWVKEQNTITQNYLAKIPFRDSIKNRLEVLWNYPKTAAPDHRGNYLYFYKNDGLQNQAVLYRQATTPGAKPELFIDPNKLSADGTTALGTVQFSKDGKYAAYLIAKAGSDWQQAHVMDVATKTLLPDSLNWLKFTGLSWRGDGFYYSRYDEPTEASKLSKKNEFHKIYYHKVGTSQDKDVLIHADSDHPLRNFSASVTEDERFLLLSASEGTSGNEIWFRDMKNPDQKEFKLLIKGFEYEPNVIDNDGDKLLVITNEGAPNYKVELIDTKNPQGPRKLIIPERKETLVHVGTGGGKLFAVYLQDAANRVYQLDYAGHLEREIKLPGIGTASGFGGKKEDKEFYYTFNSYVTPALIYKYEITNGHSSLYFKPELKFDPSQYETKQVFFNSKDGTRIPMFLSYKKGIKLNGNNPVFLYGYGGFNIPLTPSFSVSNLFFMEQGGIFAQVTLRGGAEYGEEWHKAGMFEKKQNVFDDFIGAAEFLIKEKYTNTSKLAVHGRSNGGLLIGAVMTQRPDLFRVAIPTVGVLDMLRYQNFTIGWAWGVEYGTSDKEDQFRYLIKYSPLHNLKPGTSYPATMVTTGDHDDRVVPAHSFKFAATLQADNAGPNPTLIRIDTQAGHGAGKPTGKLIEESADIWAFVMYNLGMHFKN; via the coding sequence ATGTCTACAGCGCAAGCGCAATCACAACAACCTGGCATTGCTTATCCGCAAACACGGAAAACCGACGTCTCAGATAACTACCATGGCACTACTATTGCCGACCCTTATCGCTGGCTGGAGGACGATAATAGTCCTGAAACCAAAGCATGGGTAAAGGAGCAAAATACGATCACCCAGAATTATCTTGCAAAGATACCTTTCCGCGACTCGATAAAAAATCGTCTGGAAGTGTTATGGAATTATCCAAAAACAGCTGCACCGGATCATAGAGGTAACTATCTATACTTCTACAAAAACGATGGTTTGCAAAACCAGGCTGTACTGTACAGGCAGGCAACCACCCCTGGCGCTAAGCCCGAATTATTCATCGATCCAAATAAATTATCTGCCGATGGTACAACAGCTTTAGGCACCGTACAGTTCTCTAAAGACGGAAAATATGCCGCTTACCTGATTGCAAAGGCTGGTTCCGACTGGCAGCAGGCCCATGTAATGGACGTAGCTACCAAAACTTTGCTCCCCGATAGCCTGAACTGGCTCAAATTCACCGGTCTTTCCTGGAGAGGAGATGGCTTTTATTATAGTCGCTATGACGAACCCACCGAAGCCAGCAAACTCTCTAAAAAGAACGAATTCCATAAAATTTACTACCACAAGGTAGGTACTTCTCAGGATAAGGATGTACTGATTCACGCTGATTCAGATCACCCACTACGCAATTTTTCAGCAAGTGTTACCGAAGACGAACGTTTCCTGCTCTTAAGCGCGTCAGAAGGCACTTCCGGCAATGAAATATGGTTCCGCGACATGAAAAATCCTGACCAAAAGGAGTTCAAATTGCTGATCAAAGGCTTCGAATATGAGCCAAATGTAATAGACAATGACGGCGATAAGCTGCTCGTGATCACCAACGAAGGCGCACCGAACTATAAAGTAGAGCTGATCGATACCAAAAATCCCCAGGGCCCCCGCAAGCTGATCATCCCTGAACGAAAAGAAACCCTGGTACATGTCGGTACCGGCGGTGGAAAACTGTTTGCCGTATACCTGCAGGATGCCGCTAACCGTGTATACCAATTAGACTATGCAGGCCACCTGGAAAGAGAGATCAAACTCCCTGGCATCGGTACCGCCTCCGGATTCGGCGGTAAAAAAGAAGACAAGGAATTCTATTACACCTTTAATTCATATGTGACACCGGCCCTGATATATAAATATGAAATAACAAATGGCCACTCCTCCCTTTACTTCAAACCTGAGCTGAAATTCGATCCTTCCCAGTACGAAACCAAACAGGTATTCTTTAATAGTAAAGATGGTACCCGCATTCCAATGTTCCTTTCCTATAAGAAAGGAATCAAACTAAATGGCAACAATCCTGTATTCCTGTATGGTTACGGTGGATTTAATATCCCGCTCACCCCTTCTTTCAGCGTATCCAACCTGTTCTTTATGGAGCAAGGCGGTATTTTTGCACAGGTAACCCTGCGTGGTGGTGCGGAGTATGGCGAAGAATGGCACAAAGCTGGTATGTTTGAGAAGAAGCAGAATGTATTCGATGACTTTATCGGTGCAGCAGAATTCCTGATCAAAGAAAAATATACCAATACCTCCAAATTAGCAGTACACGGCCGATCAAATGGTGGGCTGCTGATAGGGGCAGTGATGACACAACGCCCTGATCTGTTCAGGGTAGCAATACCCACTGTAGGGGTACTGGATATGCTGCGCTACCAAAACTTTACAATCGGATGGGCATGGGGTGTGGAATATGGCACCAGCGATAAGGAAGATCAGTTCAGATACCTGATCAAATACTCACCACTGCACAACCTGAAGCCAGGGACCTCTTATCCTGCTACTATGGTCACTACAGGCGATCATGATGATAGGGTAGTGCCTGCACACTCATTTAAATTTGCAGCTACACTGCAGGCAGATAATGCAGGCCCTAACCCAACGCTTATACGTATCGATACCCAGGCAGGCCATGGTGCAGGTAAGCCGACAGGCAAGCTGATAGAAGAGTCTGCGGACATCTGGGCTTTTGTGATGTATAACCTGGGCATGCATTTCAAAAATTAA
- a CDS encoding TonB-dependent receptor, with translation MATKIVSCLALLCLCLTVATAQQKVTGKVTDATTGAPLEGITVRVKLSSAGSLTNKSGEYVIEAKATDVLEISAIGFNAQAISVNGRSVVDVKLVSAVSELNQIVLVGSRGTGRARTETPVPVDVIPIAQAALPTAKTDLTAILNMAAPSLNYNKQSGSDGADMIDLATLRGLGPDQTLVLVNGKRRHQTAFVAVYGTRGRGNSGTDLNAIPEAAIDRVEILRDGASAQYGSDAIAGVINIILKKDVNHLNVTAGYAGYYDHKYNTWFGRKQSQYQYGVPIDGNTGTLGLSYGLPLGRHGGFLNFSGNFLIQGKTYRQALDTDLNHKDGLPVNSVRRGAGDGSRMNGGGMINLEVPLGTGKTSLYAFGGYNYKSSDAFAYSRSFAGHPDRFPTDDGGHLIFHKDIMYAVPDDTIFDPHIQTHVSDVSAAVGVKGEFGEGWTWDVSNTLGRNNFHFYGDKTFNASLGAKSPTHFDDGGFSFLQNTTNVTFTKAIHHLNLAFGAEYRYERYSIYAGEEASYTNYDPTFYKATGSQGFPGYRPSDEVAANRGNIAAYVDAEMDVTDKWLVGAAIRAENYSDFGFTTNYKLATRYKLTSNFNIRASVSTGFRAPSLQQINYSSQYTNVQGGTISEVKIAPNYNAITRAAGIPDLKQEKSLNASLGFTWKPVPVLTVTVDGYYVKVKDRIVLSGQFNAGDTTLDAEVYNTLNALHIDNAQFFANAVNTSNYGVDLVVDYNKRWSNQHFRVLFTGNVQQMSIDKINVPAKLNDSYVHRQSFFSDREQRFVKASAPPVKMGLNLEYGFDKWSFGSHLTYFGKISLFGYGYSGDLSGTGINPIVELDEGGKTVPELFVYKGKLVTDLYVSHKFSRHINLFVGVDNVFNVHPDLGYVQGAKLSAFDGEAGGAWDPVQMGVNGMRLFTRIALDF, from the coding sequence ATGGCAACCAAAATCGTGTCTTGTCTGGCATTGCTATGCCTTTGCCTCACTGTAGCCACCGCACAACAAAAAGTAACCGGAAAAGTCACAGATGCCACCACTGGCGCCCCATTAGAAGGAATCACTGTAAGAGTCAAACTAAGTAGTGCCGGCTCCTTAACAAACAAGTCCGGGGAATATGTAATCGAAGCCAAAGCCACGGACGTGCTCGAAATCAGTGCCATCGGCTTCAATGCCCAGGCGATTTCAGTCAATGGCCGCTCCGTGGTCGATGTAAAATTAGTCTCCGCTGTCTCGGAATTGAACCAGATCGTGCTCGTAGGTAGCCGTGGTACAGGTAGGGCCAGAACCGAAACCCCTGTTCCGGTAGATGTCATCCCTATCGCCCAGGCAGCCCTCCCCACTGCTAAAACCGACCTGACTGCAATCTTAAACATGGCCGCCCCTTCCCTGAATTACAACAAGCAGAGTGGGAGTGATGGCGCAGACATGATTGACCTGGCTACTCTCCGGGGCTTGGGACCTGATCAAACCCTGGTACTGGTTAATGGGAAAAGACGGCACCAGACCGCCTTCGTAGCCGTTTATGGTACCCGTGGCCGGGGTAACTCCGGCACAGACCTCAATGCTATTCCAGAAGCTGCCATTGACAGGGTCGAAATTCTGCGCGACGGGGCCTCCGCACAATATGGCTCCGATGCCATCGCCGGGGTGATCAATATTATCCTCAAAAAAGATGTGAACCACCTCAATGTCACCGCAGGTTATGCCGGCTATTATGACCATAAGTATAATACCTGGTTTGGCCGTAAGCAATCTCAATATCAATACGGCGTTCCCATTGATGGTAATACGGGTACCCTGGGCCTTAGTTATGGCCTTCCACTGGGAAGACATGGTGGTTTCCTGAACTTCTCCGGCAATTTTCTCATTCAGGGTAAAACCTACCGGCAAGCCCTGGATACAGACCTGAATCACAAAGATGGACTGCCTGTCAATAGTGTGAGAAGAGGAGCTGGTGATGGATCCCGCATGAATGGGGGAGGAATGATCAACCTGGAAGTACCCCTGGGTACGGGAAAAACTTCCTTGTATGCATTTGGTGGTTATAATTATAAAAGCTCCGATGCCTTTGCCTATTCCCGCTCCTTTGCAGGTCACCCGGACCGTTTCCCGACTGATGACGGTGGTCATCTGATCTTCCATAAAGATATTATGTATGCTGTGCCGGACGATACCATTTTCGATCCTCATATCCAGACCCATGTCAGTGATGTCTCTGCAGCTGTAGGGGTAAAAGGTGAATTTGGAGAAGGCTGGACCTGGGATGTGAGCAATACCCTGGGCAGAAACAATTTTCATTTTTATGGGGATAAGACCTTCAACGCCTCCCTGGGGGCAAAATCGCCCACGCACTTCGATGATGGCGGTTTCTCATTTTTACAGAACACCACTAATGTGACCTTCACTAAAGCAATTCATCATTTAAACCTTGCCTTTGGTGCCGAATACCGCTATGAAAGATATAGCATCTATGCTGGTGAAGAAGCGTCATACACCAATTACGATCCTACTTTCTATAAAGCCACGGGTTCCCAGGGCTTCCCCGGTTATCGCCCCAGCGATGAGGTGGCCGCCAATCGTGGTAACATAGCTGCCTATGTAGACGCAGAAATGGATGTAACCGATAAATGGCTGGTAGGTGCTGCTATCAGGGCAGAGAACTATTCGGATTTTGGATTCACGACGAATTATAAACTGGCTACCCGTTACAAGCTTACGAGCAATTTTAATATCCGTGCCTCTGTCAGTACAGGTTTCAGGGCACCTTCCCTGCAACAGATCAACTACAGTTCCCAGTATACTAACGTACAGGGGGGTACTATTTCCGAAGTAAAGATTGCGCCTAATTACAATGCGATCACCCGGGCAGCAGGCATCCCTGATCTGAAACAGGAAAAGTCGCTGAATGCCAGTCTCGGTTTTACCTGGAAACCAGTGCCTGTACTAACTGTAACAGTAGATGGATATTATGTGAAGGTAAAAGATCGTATCGTACTCTCCGGGCAGTTTAATGCAGGGGATACAACCCTGGATGCAGAAGTATATAACACACTTAACGCCCTGCACATTGACAATGCACAGTTCTTTGCCAATGCTGTGAATACTTCCAACTACGGGGTAGACCTCGTGGTAGATTACAACAAACGCTGGAGCAATCAGCATTTCCGTGTATTATTTACAGGCAATGTGCAGCAGATGAGTATTGACAAAATTAACGTACCAGCGAAGCTGAATGACAGCTATGTACATCGTCAATCTTTCTTCAGCGACCGTGAGCAGCGCTTTGTAAAAGCTTCTGCGCCACCGGTGAAGATGGGCCTCAACCTGGAATATGGTTTCGATAAATGGAGTTTTGGTTCACACCTCACTTACTTTGGTAAGATATCGCTCTTTGGTTACGGCTATTCCGGCGACCTGTCAGGTACCGGTATTAACCCGATCGTAGAACTGGATGAAGGTGGAAAAACAGTGCCGGAATTATTTGTGTACAAAGGAAAGCTGGTGACTGATCTTTATGTAAGTCATAAATTCAGCCGGCATATCAACCTGTTTGTAGGGGTGGATAATGTATTTAATGTACATCCTGATTTAGGCTATGTGCAAGGAGCGAAGCTTTCAGCGTTTGATGGTGAAGCGGGTGGTGCCTGGGATCCTGTGCAGATGGGGGTCAATGGTATGCGCTTATTTACGAGAATCGCATTAGACTTTTAA
- the pfkA gene encoding 6-phosphofructokinase, whose translation MKKVNNIAVLTSGGDAPGMNAAVRAVVRTGIYNQLNVFGVMYGYRGMLKNEIFPLESKSVANIIQRGGTILKTARCKEFYEAEGRKKAYENLKKHNIDGIVVIGGDGSFNGAYKMSQEFDIPCIGLPGTIDKDIAGSDFTIGFDTAVNTAVDAIDKIRDTADAHDRLFIIEVMGRDAGYIALHSGISTGAEHIMTPEHIIDVQDIILELQANERRKKLVNIIVVAEGSAAGGAEAVARQIKEQCPQLDTRVTILGHIQRGGSPTCQDRILASRMGYAAVEALLNGTSNVMVGIVNNKIQYTPLEQAIKAKEQIDPEWFKIVKILAS comes from the coding sequence ATGAAAAAAGTTAACAACATTGCGGTCCTTACATCAGGCGGAGACGCGCCGGGCATGAATGCTGCCGTTCGTGCAGTTGTAAGAACGGGAATTTACAATCAGCTGAATGTTTTTGGTGTCATGTATGGTTACAGGGGAATGTTGAAGAACGAAATCTTTCCTTTGGAGTCTAAATCTGTTGCCAACATTATACAGCGCGGTGGTACAATCTTAAAAACAGCCCGTTGTAAAGAGTTTTACGAAGCCGAAGGCCGTAAAAAAGCCTACGAAAATTTAAAGAAGCACAACATCGATGGTATCGTAGTAATCGGTGGCGATGGTTCTTTCAATGGTGCGTACAAGATGAGCCAGGAATTTGATATTCCGTGCATAGGTCTGCCAGGCACAATTGACAAAGACATTGCCGGTTCAGATTTTACCATTGGGTTTGATACAGCTGTGAATACAGCAGTAGATGCGATAGACAAGATCCGTGATACAGCTGATGCACACGACCGCTTATTTATCATAGAAGTAATGGGGCGTGATGCTGGTTATATAGCTCTCCACAGTGGTATTTCTACTGGTGCTGAGCACATTATGACTCCTGAGCACATTATCGATGTTCAAGACATTATCCTGGAACTGCAGGCTAACGAACGCCGCAAGAAATTAGTAAACATCATCGTGGTAGCAGAAGGTTCTGCTGCTGGTGGCGCAGAAGCGGTAGCACGCCAGATTAAGGAACAATGTCCTCAACTGGATACCCGCGTAACCATCCTCGGACATATTCAACGTGGTGGTAGTCCTACCTGTCAGGACCGTATCCTGGCTAGCCGTATGGGTTATGCTGCTGTAGAAGCGTTGTTGAATGGCACTTCCAATGTTATGGTAGGAATTGTAAACAACAAAATCCAATATACACCTCTGGAACAGGCCATTAAAGCCAAAGAGCAGATCGATCCGGAATGGTTTAAAATAGTAAAAATACTTGCGAGTTAA
- a CDS encoding helix-turn-helix domain-containing protein has translation MNLIRQAEQQIFADFVKVENVPEIMHSYIIPYARRTVYGNARVFVFKQLLEAPPYRVWQHHAITSQVTEIHPRVDAPGLHLGVTLSSLNVHSMMRGGFTEHVQQGDLNLFYVTQEEKAVTIHPGTHCFLNIEFDEALLPSLADNAFLEETILPAIANNLRGGVINMNGVTMDAYCSLLLEQIRNPLGGNTFARSRYISKQCELLLIHFFARLQKELVEYPPLTNEDVNSIDSVKAHIKANTTGISTVELCQLFDIPVAKLQEGFKGLYGTSVEAFVILWRLEKAALLLTKKDACLEKIAKETGYKNVDTFVNSFTRYYNCTPEQFRKL, from the coding sequence ATGAATTTAATCAGACAGGCAGAACAACAAATTTTCGCCGACTTCGTCAAGGTCGAAAATGTTCCCGAGATCATGCATTCCTATATTATTCCTTACGCGAGGAGAACGGTATATGGTAATGCCCGCGTTTTTGTATTCAAGCAATTGCTGGAAGCGCCCCCATACCGGGTATGGCAACATCATGCCATCACTTCCCAGGTTACAGAAATTCATCCCCGGGTAGATGCACCGGGTTTACATTTAGGAGTGACTCTTAGTTCCCTGAATGTCCATTCCATGATGCGTGGAGGGTTCACCGAACATGTGCAGCAGGGAGATCTGAATTTATTTTACGTAACCCAAGAAGAAAAAGCGGTGACTATACATCCGGGTACGCATTGCTTTCTTAACATCGAGTTTGATGAAGCCTTACTCCCTTCACTGGCGGATAATGCGTTTCTTGAAGAAACTATATTACCTGCTATTGCAAATAACCTGCGTGGTGGTGTGATCAACATGAATGGTGTAACAATGGATGCCTATTGTTCATTACTCCTTGAACAAATACGGAATCCACTGGGAGGAAATACCTTTGCACGCAGCCGGTACATTAGTAAGCAATGTGAATTGTTACTCATTCATTTCTTTGCACGGCTACAAAAAGAACTTGTTGAATACCCGCCACTCACCAATGAAGATGTGAATAGTATTGATAGTGTGAAAGCGCATATTAAAGCGAATACAACTGGAATTTCCACAGTGGAATTGTGCCAGCTGTTCGATATTCCTGTTGCAAAATTACAGGAGGGTTTCAAAGGTTTGTATGGTACCAGCGTAGAGGCTTTTGTGATCCTGTGGCGACTGGAAAAAGCAGCGTTGTTATTAACAAAGAAAGATGCATGCCTGGAGAAGATCGCAAAGGAAACAGGGTATAAAAATGTGGATACTTTCGTGAATAGTTTTACACGGTATTATAATTGTACTCCTGAACA